The following are encoded together in the Bacillus cereus group sp. RP43 genome:
- a CDS encoding low molecular weight protein arginine phosphatase, with protein sequence MKRVLFVCTGNTCRSPMAEALLRHYGEGKFEMQSAGVFAYPGSDASVHAKEALAEKGIAIDHAAQQVNEILVDWADIVVTMTENHKQIVLGHYPSVEKKLDTLYGLTEGISKDISDPFGGSLSIYKETLEEMEKLVQTFLKKHSEG encoded by the coding sequence ATGAAACGAGTGTTATTTGTTTGCACTGGAAATACATGCCGTAGTCCGATGGCTGAGGCTTTGCTTCGTCATTACGGAGAAGGTAAATTTGAAATGCAATCTGCTGGTGTTTTCGCCTATCCTGGAAGTGATGCGTCGGTACATGCAAAGGAAGCTTTAGCTGAAAAAGGAATTGCAATCGATCATGCCGCGCAGCAGGTAAACGAAATTTTGGTTGATTGGGCGGATATTGTAGTAACAATGACGGAGAACCATAAGCAAATTGTACTTGGGCATTATCCGAGTGTTGAAAAGAAATTGGATACATTATATGGATTAACTGAGGGTATAAGTAAGGATATTTCAGATCCATTTGGCGGATCGCTTTCTATTTATAAAGAAACGCTAGAAGAGATGGAAAAACTTGTACAAACTTTCCTGAAAAAACATTCAGAAGGTTGA